One genomic window of Halovivax cerinus includes the following:
- a CDS encoding multicopper oxidase domain-containing protein, which translates to MSDLIGAPGTGLSRREFIAATGGAGSVAIAGCVAESADPDVQPQAAESSADLPWTSPPEVVQVDDQGGHVTISSVTARHAVHPLDSMGGPVELPQVWAFRADDGDPSVPGPILRTTEGNDMEVTLDNTDAEMPHTLHFHGVRKTWENDGVPTTTGITVMPGEKHTYTIPANVPGTHFYHCHYQTHRHIDMGMYGIFRVDPKGYEPADKEYFVTVKDWDSRVNRQAAGEDVEYSPRTRRPDVFTINGKSLPRTLHPEDGSPIIVDHGDTVRLHMVNAGYMAHPMHTHNHRFRVIERDGGQVPEAAQYEQDVTNIAPAQRHTVEFEADADPGVYLAHCHKVDHAMNGNSYPGGMVDAIVYREAMDTDIFADVMAYAGYEG; encoded by the coding sequence ATGTCCGATCTCATCGGTGCGCCCGGAACCGGTCTGTCTCGACGCGAATTCATCGCAGCGACCGGCGGTGCGGGGAGCGTTGCCATCGCGGGCTGTGTCGCCGAATCTGCTGATCCAGACGTACAACCGCAGGCGGCCGAGAGCTCGGCCGACCTCCCGTGGACGAGTCCGCCGGAGGTCGTCCAGGTAGACGATCAGGGCGGGCACGTGACGATCAGTTCCGTGACCGCACGTCACGCCGTCCACCCGCTCGATTCGATGGGCGGTCCCGTCGAACTCCCGCAGGTCTGGGCGTTTCGGGCCGACGACGGCGACCCGAGCGTTCCCGGCCCCATCCTCCGAACGACGGAAGGCAACGACATGGAGGTGACGCTCGACAATACGGACGCCGAGATGCCCCACACGCTGCACTTTCACGGGGTCCGAAAGACCTGGGAGAACGACGGCGTGCCGACGACGACGGGGATCACGGTGATGCCGGGTGAGAAACACACGTACACGATTCCGGCGAACGTACCCGGCACGCACTTCTATCACTGTCACTACCAGACGCATCGCCACATCGACATGGGGATGTACGGCATCTTCCGCGTCGATCCGAAGGGGTACGAACCCGCGGACAAGGAGTACTTCGTCACCGTCAAGGACTGGGACTCGCGCGTCAACCGGCAGGCCGCCGGCGAAGACGTGGAGTACAGCCCCAGAACGCGTCGTCCCGACGTGTTTACGATCAACGGCAAGAGCCTCCCGCGAACGCTCCACCCCGAGGACGGCTCGCCGATAATCGTCGATCACGGAGACACCGTCCGGCTACACATGGTCAACGCCGGCTACATGGCACACCCCATGCACACGCACAACCACCGCTTCCGCGTGATCGAGCGGGACGGGGGACAGGTACCCGAAGCGGCCCAGTACGAACAGGACGTGACCAACATCGCGCCGGCCCAGCGCCACACCGTCGAGTTCGAGGCCGACGCCGACCCGGGGGTCTACCTCGCACACTGCCACAAGGTCGATCACGCGATGAACGGGAACTCGTATCCCGGCGGTATGGTCGACGCGATCGTCTACCGCGAGGCGATGGACACCGACATCTTCGCCGACGTCATGGCCTACGCCGGCTACGAGGGTTGA